The Bacteroidales bacterium genome includes the window AGTCGAACAAGTAGAACCGTATTCGTTCAAATCATAAGAACGTGAAAATACCGAATCAGTAACCCAAAATTCATATTCATACCCGTTATTTGAAGGCTCTTGATCTTCAAGGTCCATAGTAACAGTAGTTAAAATCTGGTAATGTCCTAATCCCGGAGGTATCCATGAAGGTTCAATAATTAGAGTATCTTTTTGTTCAACATTAATGTTTTTTGGTGAACTTATTTTTGTTTCAATCAAAACATCATCTTTATAAATTTTTGCATTCAACACAACATTTGTCTGGTCAATAAAACCAAAATTAGTAACTGCTGCCCTGAATGAAACAAATTCACCTTCCTGTCCTGCCGGGAACATAGTATAACCACCGTTCCAATCTTTTTTAGGATCATTTCCATCAGGTTCGTACATATAATCGAATCATGAAAAATCAAGAGAAATATCATTTGCTGCCGGTTCATATAATTTTATATCATCAACAATCCAGAAAAAATGAGAATAATCTTTTTTATGCCAGCGTATTACAACTTCGCTTTGTCCTGCAGCAACATCTGAAATATTAATTTCTCTATGCAAATCTTCTTCAAATGTATAATTACTATATGTACCAAATTCGTGACTATCGAATTCAGTCCAGTGCATTTCTTCGGGATGTTCAGGATTGTAATCACAACATATAAAAATAGATATTGTTCTACACCCGCAACAAGTACGACAAAACTGGTTAAAAGAAAGTGTAACACCGGGAGCATCAGACAAGTCGATTACCGGTAACTGAAAATAACTGTCCATGCCAATAGGAGCAGGAACTATTAAACCATCTTCACCTGTATTAAAATAATCAGATTCTAACATCATAAATCCGTTTGCTGCTGTACCGCCATAATTCATTCTATTAGGGTGTGGGACAAAACTTGAATCACCACCTGCAGACGAACCATTAGGCGAAGTGTATCTTCCTCTTGGTCCTTCTAATGACCATCGCCAGAAATAATCAAGTCCGTTTCCGTCATATAACTTCCAGCCTTCGGGTATTTCGCCTATTGTATCATAAGTACTCCATTCTAATGAGTCAAAATCTTCTTCCCAGAAAATATCTCCGTATTCTTTTACATTATTTTGTGAAGCAAGCGGTAAAATATTTTGAAAAAACACAAAACAAATAAGCATGTCTAGAACAAATAAATATTTCATATGTTTATATTTTTGTAGTTAGTTCATAGTTAGGTGTTTACAGGACTGAAAGTTCAACGGTTAAATTGTTACATTGTTATATTGTTCTATTGCTATATTTACATGTATTTTAATCCCGAGTACTCAGGAAGCAATTTTTTTATTGCTAAGATATAATCATTATTTACTTCGTTTATGAGATCGTTTACTCATTTCATTCGTGAGATCACTTCGTTTAGTTCACTAAGTTCTATTGTGTGTCTAAACTAAATCTAAAAACCAAAATCGCAATTATCTTTGGTCATGGATGTTTCATACGCTTAAAATTTTATATTAATTATTATTCTTTAATAAATCTTTTAGCACTTGTATTGTTATATTTATCAATAAATGTAATAATATAAACTCCTTTTTCAAGTTCAGAAGTATTTATTTCAATATCGGCACTAACATTATTAAATGTTTTTACTTTCTGTCCAAGAATGTTAGATACAACAATCCTATCAACATTGAATATGTTGCTAATATTAAGCACATCATTAACAGGATTTGGATACATTGATAAATTACTTATGTTTAATTCATCTATTTTGTTCCAACTTCCTATATCATTTAGAATCATATCTGCACTAACAGTAAATTGTCTGTTAGGATCACCTTGCCATTCTCCCCCATTCCATCCTGCATTCATGAAATATTTATATTCATAAACGCCAGATTCCATTGTTAGTGTAATAGTATATATACCATCTTCATCAGTATCGAACATAATATAATCATCGTTACTGCCTGGCTCTGCCCAGTCCACCATACTCCCTGTGATATAAATTACATCAGTACCGGGAGTAAAGTTAGTTACATAATTCATATCAACATTGAAAGTAACATTATAAATTACTGTGCCGGGTGGTACAACATTTAATCTGATACATGCATTTCCTGTTACCCAACCCCAGCCGTCAGCTTGTATTATCCACATATTGTAATCTGGTTGCGGTATAGAAATATCTTCTGATACACGGAAACGGTCATCAGGATGTCCATCTCCTTTATAAAATTCAACTGTAGCAAGATATCTACCTGCGTTAATATGCTGATTTACACCATCTTCAAGAAAATCTAATATTACCCACGAACTTGTATCATCTATTTGTAAAGTATAATATGCTGAAGAAATAATGGGCGAAGTAGTTGGTTCACCAGTTGTTTCATCAAAAGTGTATAATCTTGCAACCATTCCAAAATCACCTGCTTGAATGTATTCAGTATTTTGTTTATTTGATGCAATATGAAGTGATATTGAAGTTACTTCGGCATCATTTGGAACATCATATAATATTGCAAGAGCATCACCTTCAGCTCCACCACCAACCCAATCATTAGTCGAACTGGTAGAACCATACTCATTCAAATCATAAGAACGGGAAAATGTTGTATTGGTAATCTGGAATTCATATTCATACTCGTTATTTGAAGGTATCTGGTCAGCAATATCCATAGTAACAGTAGTTGAAACCTGGTAATGTCCTAATCCCTGAGGTGTCCATGAAGCATTTATAATTAGAGTATCTTTTTGTTCAACATTAATGTTTTTTGGTGAGCTTGTTATAGTTTCAATCAAAACATCATCTTTATAAATCTTTGCATTCAACACAACATTTGTCTGGTCGGCAAGACCAAAATTTGCAACTGCAGCTCTGAACGAAACGAATTCTCCTTCCTGTCCTGCCGGTATCATAGTATAACCACCATTCCAATCTTTTTTAGGGTCATTTCCTTCAGGTTCGTACATATAATCGAACCAAGAAAAATCAAGAACAATATCGTTTGCTGCAGGTTCAAATAATTTTATATCATCAACTATCCAGAAATAATGAGAAAAATCTTTTTTATGCCAGCGTATTACAACTTCGCTTTGTCCTGCAGCAATATCTGAAATATTAATTTCCCTATGCCTGTCTTCTTCAAATGTATAACAACAAATTGGTGGACTAAAAAATTCGTGACTATCAAATTCAGCCCAGTGCATTTCTTCGGGATGTTCAGGATTATAATCAACACATACAAAAATGGATATTGTAGATGAACCCATGCAACAAACACGACAAAACTGATTAAAAGAAAGTATAACACCGGGAGCATCAGACAAGTCGATTACCGGTAACTGAAAATAACTGTCCATATAAGTAAGATTAGATAGAATTAAACCATCTTCACCTGTATTAAAATAATCAGATTCTAACATCATAAATCCGTTTGCGGCTGTACCGCCATAATTCATTCTGCCAGGGTGTGGGACAAAACTTGCATCACCACCAGCAGGTGAAGCATCAGGCGAAGTGTATCTTCCTCTTGGTCCTTCTAATGACCAACGCCAGAAATAATCAAGTCCGTTTCCGTCATACAACTCCCAGCCTTCCGGCATTTCGCCTATTGTATCATAAGTACTCCATTCTAATGAGTCAAAATCTTCTTCCCAGAAAATATCTCCGTATTCTTTTACATTATTTTGTGAAGTAAGCGGTAAAATGTTTTGAAAGAACACAAAACAAATAAGCATGTTTAAAACAAATAAATTTTTCATAATATAATAATTTTAATAAACATCTGTAATTTATCAACTATATTGTTCATTTTTTAACCGTAGTGGTATTTGTTGCCAGCCTCCCACATGCCGTCCACCTTCCTGGCTGGCGAACCCTCATGGGTTTTCCATATCCTTTTGTAAACGATAGTGCATGAGGGTTTCATAATATAATAATTTTAATAACTGTTCTGTAAATATACAAATTTTTAGATAAAGTTGGTATTATAATTCACTACTGTCTGACTAAATTTATTGAATATACTTAAAATTGCTTGTTTTTTATACATTAGGCATTGTGAAGAAATAACTTGTACATTTTATTTCTTTACAAAGCCTTAATAATATCTCGCCCGCTACGGGGCTCTATTCTAATATTAATCATTTTACTATAAATATATCGCCTCTAACGAGGCTAATACCGATTGGACATTCATTATAGTCCAATTTTATTAAACTATTTTCATGTAGTATCGGCATTAACCATTGTAAAATTATAAAATACCCTTTGGACTATTTTATAATTACAATTGGTATAATATAAAGCACCGTAGAACTTGTCCTAAACTTGATTTGGGATGCTAAATATTTGCAGAACTGAAGTTTCCAAAAAAACAATAAAGTGCCGTTGAGCCTGTCCCGAACTTGATTCGGGATACGAAATATAAAACATAATAATTTTAACCGGTTACTAATGATTTTAATTAGTGTCTGTCCATAATGTCTCGTTATTCCGCAGGATGTCAATTTTGAATTTCAAATTTGGACTGTACTTCCTGCGGTTATTTTATTGATTATCAACACCCCCGATTAAAATCGGAGGCTATAAATAGTTTGTCCCTATGGGACATTTCTTAACTTTTCTGACTTTAGAGATAGATACTAATTATTATAAAAAAAGGATACTATCTTTTAAAAAAGACAAATATCCTTAAGGCATAAAAAACCAAAATATTAACTACAAATTAAAAAGGTATGAAAATTTTATAAGGAAAATGTTATGTGGTCTGATATCAATTAAATTATTCATATCATTGGTAAGGGCGAACTTCTGATAATCAGGACAATCTGTTCTGCCTTGCGACCAGACAATGTATAAGGTTGAACCCGGAATATATTCCCATCTCACAACAAAATTTGACCTGAATTGTATAAACTTATATTCCGGATTATCAAAACTATAAGAATTTGCCTGATTAGAAGGATCTTCAAAAACATTCCATATACTTTCATTAGAATCAAATATTATTTCACCATTATCTTTAGAAAATATATAGTACCTGTCAGAAAATTCATCTGCATCAGGATTTGTTATTTTTTTATAATTAAAATATTTACCTGTAGAAATAAAAGGCTGTCCCCAGAATTGAACAGACAGGTCAGGAGTTATACTATAATTAACCCTTAAAGACATACTAAGGGTTTTTTGTTCTAAAGCAGCAAATATATATCGCTTTTCACTATTAAAATCAACCGTTTCAACATATTGAAGTTCAGATTTATTATAACTATACGAAGGATATAAAGATATTCTTATTGCATCAGCAGGTCTTGCTGTTATTCCTCCCCAAAAATTGTGATTTTTCTCGGAAGATTTATCTCCCACTTGATTCCATCCACCAAAACTTAAACTTATTTTTTTCCTGCTATCACTATTAATATTGAACCAATTACTCCATCCTCCCAGATTTTTCATTGAAGGGCCCCCACGTAAAGAATAATTCGAAATAGATCTTCCCTGTCTGTTTGTGCCTGAGCTAAAATACCAGTAATTTTTAAACTGTACATGAAAGTTAATATTCCCTCCATCAAAAGTGTTTTTACCACTAAAATCCCAACCTCGCCATTGATTTGAATTTACTCTAAAACTTCTGAAAATACTGAATGGTTCCCATATACGGTAACCTATCCATGCAGCTTCCAAAATCTGGTCGGAACGTCTAAGATACCCAATATCATTTAATTCAAGTTCAGGGGACCTCCATGTAACAAAAATTCCATAACTAAAATGTCCATTACCGCTTTTTCCGATACTAATATTCCCTCCATGTCCGGAAAGTGAAGTACGGTTTGAATCAAGAGAAACATGGCTTGCATCAGGTCTTTGAAAATATCGTGCAGATGATTCCTGTGTGTTGAGAATAGCTTCTTTATCGCCTGCTACATGACTAAATAGAGTCTTGAAGTTAAAATAATAAGTTCTGTCTTTCCAGTGATGTGAAAAGTCAATTCCTCCCGAATATGCATCTTTGTGTATAAACTTTAATTCATCTGAAGATATATTCCTGTTTGTAGCAGTAAATATTCCCCCAAGAAGTGTATTACCTTCATTAAAATCTTTTTGAACTCGCCCAAGGCAATAATTTGTTAAAGGTTCAACTTTTATTTTTCGTCTTGTATCAGAAGAATCAATTACAGCAAATTCGTTTGAAGTAATACTTTCCATAACTCCGATAGAATATCCGTTTTTTGTTTTACCTGTTAATTTTCCTGCGGCAATTATTTTTGTGTTTTCGGGATTGTCAATATATTCACCGTCATTAACATCAGGATAATAATGTTGCCTTCTTCCGATACGCCTTGAATAAAACAAATTATCACCGGAAAAATCTCCGTCCCCACCTGTTAACTGAAAATTCATTATATCTTTACCTTCAATAAAGAATGGTCTTTTTTCCCGAAAAAATGTTTCATAAGCCGATAAATTTACCTCTGACGGGTCAGCTTCAACTTGTCCGAAATCAGGATTAAAAGTAAAATCAAGTGTTAAATTGCTTGTTATACCAATTTTCCCATCCAAACCAGCAGATGAACCCATATCTTTTCCTGTTGCAAAAGGATTGCCTTTTTCTTTTTTATATCTTTCTGCCTTCCCTACTACATAAGGTAATAATTCTATTTGTTTTTGTGATTTAATATTAGTTATACCCTGTAATTCACCAAAAAGATGTACCCATCCCGGGGCATCACGTGGAATAAACTGCCAATTTGATCTTTCATCTTTTCTGAATAATCTTCTTGTAAGTTGTAAGCCCCATATTTGTGTTTCATTATCGCTATATCGTAACTGGCTTAAAGGAATTTTCATTTCAGCAGTCCATCCTTCATTATCAACAGCCGATTTTCCATACCAAATAGGGTCCCAACTTTGATCCCAGTTATTACCATTATTAGTTACCATTTCATCTCCTTTTACACTGGCTGCAGTAAGAGTGAAAGAAAAAGCCGTTCTTTTATCATTATAACTGTCAATATTAACCTCAACAAAATCTCCTTCAAATCCATCTCTTCGTGATATTCTTCTAACTATAGAATCGGGCTCAGTATCATAACATCTGAATGCTATATACATATATTTATCATCATATAGAATTTTAAATTTTGTTTCTTGTGAAGGGGCTTTTCCTTCATAAGGTTCCCGCTGAATAAAATCATCTCCCCAATCAACATTTTCCCAGCATTTATCATCTATTTTTCCATCAATTAACGGAGGGTTTGTCTCTATCTTTTTTGTTGTATATGTTTTTTTTTCCTGATTTTTAGCAAATGTCATAAATTGCAAGCACAAAAGAAAAAAAGAAATAATTATGATTTTTTGCATCTTTGGTTTTAATATTCGGGTTAAT containing:
- a CDS encoding T9SS type A sorting domain-containing protein, whose product is MKNLFVLNMLICFVFFQNILPLTSQNNVKEYGDIFWEEDFDSLEWSTYDTIGEMPEGWELYDGNGLDYFWRWSLEGPRGRYTSPDASPAGGDASFVPHPGRMNYGGTAANGFMMLESDYFNTGEDGLILSNLTYMDSYFQLPVIDLSDAPGVILSFNQFCRVCCMGSSTISIFVCVDYNPEHPEEMHWAEFDSHEFFSPPICCYTFEEDRHREINISDIAAGQSEVVIRWHKKDFSHYFWIVDDIKLFEPAANDIVLDFSWFDYMYEPEGNDPKKDWNGGYTMIPAGQEGEFVSFRAAVANFGLADQTNVVLNAKIYKDDVLIETITSSPKNINVEQKDTLIINASWTPQGLGHYQVSTTVTMDIADQIPSNNEYEYEFQITNTTFSRSYDLNEYGSTSSTNDWVGGGAEGDALAILYDVPNDAEVTSISLHIASNKQNTEYIQAGDFGMVARLYTFDETTGEPTTSPIISSAYYTLQIDDTSSWVILDFLEDGVNQHINAGRYLATVEFYKGDGHPDDRFRVSEDISIPQPDYNMWIIQADGWGWVTGNACIRLNVVPPGTVIYNVTFNVDMNYVTNFTPGTDVIYITGSMVDWAEPGSNDDYIMFDTDEDGIYTITLTMESGVYEYKYFMNAGWNGGEWQGDPNRQFTVSADMILNDIGSWNKIDELNISNLSMYPNPVNDVLNISNIFNVDRIVVSNILGQKVKTFNNVSADIEINTSELEKGVYIITFIDKYNNTSAKRFIKE
- a CDS encoding carbohydrate binding family 9 domain-containing protein → MTFAKNQEKKTYTTKKIETNPPLIDGKIDDKCWENVDWGDDFIQREPYEGKAPSQETKFKILYDDKYMYIAFRCYDTEPDSIVRRISRRDGFEGDFVEVNIDSYNDKRTAFSFTLTAASVKGDEMVTNNGNNWDQSWDPIWYGKSAVDNEGWTAEMKIPLSQLRYSDNETQIWGLQLTRRLFRKDERSNWQFIPRDAPGWVHLFGELQGITNIKSQKQIELLPYVVGKAERYKKEKGNPFATGKDMGSSAGLDGKIGITSNLTLDFTFNPDFGQVEADPSEVNLSAYETFFREKRPFFIEGKDIMNFQLTGGDGDFSGDNLFYSRRIGRRQHYYPDVNDGEYIDNPENTKIIAAGKLTGKTKNGYSIGVMESITSNEFAVIDSSDTRRKIKVEPLTNYCLGRVQKDFNEGNTLLGGIFTATNRNISSDELKFIHKDAYSGGIDFSHHWKDRTYYFNFKTLFSHVAGDKEAILNTQESSARYFQRPDASHVSLDSNRTSLSGHGGNISIGKSGNGHFSYGIFVTWRSPELELNDIGYLRRSDQILEAAWIGYRIWEPFSIFRSFRVNSNQWRGWDFSGKNTFDGGNINFHVQFKNYWYFSSGTNRQGRSISNYSLRGGPSMKNLGGWSNWFNINSDSRKKISLSFGGWNQVGDKSSEKNHNFWGGITARPADAIRISLYPSYSYNKSELQYVETVDFNSEKRYIFAALEQKTLSMSLRVNYSITPDLSVQFWGQPFISTGKYFNYKKITNPDADEFSDRYYIFSKDNGEIIFDSNESIWNVFEDPSNQANSYSFDNPEYKFIQFRSNFVVRWEYIPGSTLYIVWSQGRTDCPDYQKFALTNDMNNLIDIRPHNIFLIKFSYLFNL